DNA from Candidatus Methylomirabilis sp.:
GGCGCCTCGATGTCGAGTGACAGGGTGAAAAAGTACACGTCGCCATTCGCGGCAAAGGTGACCCAGGGGTCGGTGGCCCGCTTGAAGTCTCCCCCGTTGGCCGCGGTGCCTCCCGAACACAGCGTGACTTTCGGGATGACGACGGTTTCCCAGGTGAGGCCGCCGTCGAAGCTCACGCCGGCCACGTTCCCCCGCGCCCCGCCATTCGACCAGCGGTCCTGCTGCCAGCCGCCGACGAGGTGCAAGGCATTGGTCGGGTCCACCTCGATCCACGGCTCGACCTCGCTGTGGAGGAAGACCGCGCCGGGCTGGCCCGGGACGTTGTCCACGGTGCAGGCCGCGAACGGGCTGGCGCCCGAGACTTGCACGAGGGGACCGGCGGGGAAAATGCCCGCCCCCGCCGAGGAAACCAGCATTGCTACCCCAATGAGAAGGAACGCGAGCCGAATCGAGTGAAAAGCTCTCCGGTTCATGACCCGCCTCCTGCGCGGTCCGAGCCCCGCTGACCCTCCGCCGTCCAGGGCGAACGGCCCCGCCCGCCTCTACCGGGCCCGGCCGCGCATCGACGCCGGCTGGCCGGGGAGCTGCAAGCGCTTCCCGGTATCCGTCACCTTCGTGCCCTCGACCTTGAGGATGGACACATCCCTGTCCGTGTAGTTCCCGATGTACAGATACTTGCCGTCCGGGCTGAACACGACGCCTTCCGGAACGCCGCCCACTTCGACCTCGCCGGCTTTGGTCACCTTCTTGCCGTCGATCTTGAGGACGACGACGCGGCCGTTCCTGTTGTAGAAGGGCGCGTTCTTCGGCCCATCGCTGCCGCCCAGCAGGATGGCGACCGCGATCTCGCCCGTGGGGCTGATCGCGAAGCCCTCCGGGGCGTCGCCGACGACCACCCGGTCAATGACGCGCGGCGGGCTGGCCTCGAGGTCGATGACGCTGACCGTATCCACGTGCCCGTCCGACCGGCCCCCGTTGCCGTTATCGGCCGTGAGCGCGAGCTTGCCGTTCGGCGTCACGTCCAGGTTATACGGCCAGAGCCCGACCGGCATGTCATACTTGGTGTACGTGACCTTCCGGCCGTCAATTTCCAGGAGCGCCACCTTGTGGTTGGGGAACTTCGCCGCCACGGCGCGCTTCCCGTCCGGCGTGAACACCACGGCGGCCACCTGCTCTCCGGTCGGCACCGTCTCGACGAGCTTCACCTCGTTCCCGTCGATGGACACCACGCTGATGGAATTGTCCCCCCGATTCGCCACCAGCGCCAGATCGCCGCGCGCGTTGATGGCGAGTCCCGAGGGCTGCTTGCCCACTTCGACCGTCCCGATGTGTTTCGGCGGACTGGCCCGGAGATCGATCACGTAGAGCTTGTTGTCGGGCACCGGCTTCCAGGCGGCACCCTCCTGGACCCAGGTCATGGCGTTCGCGACGATGGCCAGCCGCTCGTCCGGCGTGATCGCGAGATTGGAAGGGGGGCCGAAGATCGAGTTCATCAGCGGGAGGCTGGCGATGATCTTCGGCGACTCGCGGTTCGAGATATCGACGATCGAGATCGTATCCCTGCCCGGCGCGCTGAACCTGAGCACGCCGCCGTCATCGAAGGTCACCTTCTCGTCGTTCCCGGTGATCATGAGCTCCGCGGGAACGGGCTGCGGATACGCGACGAGCGCGCTCGGTAGCAGGAACCACAATGCCACCCACGGGTGCCGCACCCGGCGGGAGCGTGGAAGCGCGTTCACGGCCGTCCCCCTTTCCCCCATCTTTGGCCAGACCACACGGCTGCCCCCTCCTCCTCGGCGCCCCTGACGGCAGGCGGCTCAGGTGGGCTGCGAACAGACCAACGCCTCCGCCGAGCATCGCCATAGTGAACGAGGGCGTCGAGACTCTGCCCAGGAACCCGAGCCAGGGGCATCGAACCTCCCCCGCGGGCTGGACGGGCAAGTTGTGGAGTGTGCAGCAAATCTAGGCCGGATCGCGGGGGGTGTCAAGGGATGTCCCGGCGCTTGACAGACGTGCACGGCGGCGGGAAGAATGCTCCCGCGGGCCCCGCACGGCGAGGCGCGCCCGCGAGGAGGAACGATGGACCGGACGTATCAGGTCCCGGCGATCCGGTGCGACGGCTGCGCCCGGACGATCCGGGAGGCACTCGGGAAGGTCCCAGGGGTCGAGGCGATCGAGGTCTCGGTCGAGCGCAAGACCGTCGCCGTCCGCTACGACCCCGCGCGGGTGGAGGAGACCCGGATCCGGGGCGCGCTCACGGGCGCGGGCTTCCCGGCGACCTGAATGCCGCGCTCAGGCGGGGGAGGGCGGCGAGCCCCGGGGACGGAGGAGCTCGGCCGCGGCGGCGTCCACGAGCCAGGTGAGGACGCCCGCGCGAGGCCTCACCTGCTGGATCGGCAGCGCGTCCCTGTCCCCCTCCAGGGCTTCCCGCAGGGCGGCCGCCTTCCCGCCGCCGGCGACGAGGACCAGGATCTCCCGCGCCGCGTTCAGGACCGGCAGCGTGAGCGTCAGCCGGGAGGCGGAGAGGGACTCCACGAACGGGGAGGCCACCAGCCGCTCGGTCTCGCGGAGAACCGGCGAGCCCGGGAACAGGGAGGCGGTGTGCCCGTCCTCGCCGAGGCCGAGGAGGAGGAGGTCGAAGCGGGGGACGCCGCCCGCCGGGGGACCGAAGACCGCGCGCAGCTCGGCCTCGTACGCCAGGGCCGCCCGGACGGGCTCCTCCTCCCCCCGCATCCGGTGGACGTTGGCGGCGGGGATGGGAACGTGCAACAGGAGCAGGGCGCGGGCGGCGCCGTAGTTGCTGGCCGGGTCTTCCGGCGGCACGCAGCGCTCGTCCCCCCAGAAGACGTGGGTCCGGTCCCAGGGAAGCCCCTCGCGGTGGGAGGAGGTCGCCAGGAGGCAATAGAGGTCGGCGGGGGTGGAGCCGCCGGAGAACGCGACGGTGAACCGGCCCCGGGCCCGGACGGCCTTCTTTGCCGCGGCGACGAACCGCCTGGCCGCCTCCCGGCTTAACGCCTCCCGGTCCGGGAAGATCCGAAGCCCCCCTCTCCTCATCGCGGGACGAGGGCGGCGGCGGCGCGGAGCGCCTCCTCGAAGATCCGGTCGCGCCCCGTAACGCGCAGCTCCTGGCGGATCAGCTCACCCTCCCTCGGCTCTTCCACGCAGACGGTGCGGCTGAGGGGAGGCCGCCCGCCGAGCTCAACTTCGCTCACGACGCACGCCCCGTCCGCCGCCCGGTCCAGCCGGAACCGCGCCGGCGGCTCCCCTTCTGCCAGGAGCGAGACGCCGACGAGCCCCTCGGTCCCCCCCGCCGCGGCGGGCCGGAGGTGGAGGCGGACCCTTCCCCCCTCTCGCTCCAGGGTCGCCCGGATCTCGCCGTCCGCCTCGCGCCGGCCCGCCCCGGCCCCTTGCCAGCCGAGGCGGCTCGCCAGCCAGCCCGCATAGAGAAGACCCTGGCTCGCGCCCGACGGCTGGGGCCCGAAGACCACGGTCACCTCCGCCACCCGGGTGAGGCACGGCCGCATCTCGGGCGGATCGAAGAACTGGGCGGTCAGGCTCCGCCAGGGGGTGAGGCGACCCCACTGCAGGTCCGTCAGGGCGGCGTCCCGGTATCGCTCCACAAGACCCGTGATCGCGGAAAAGTCGGGGCGGCCGTCGGCCAGGCTCGCGGAGTCGAGCAGGATCCGGTCCGCCAACCCCGCGAGGCGGGCGAAGCGCTCATCCGCCTCGAGAGACCCCGCCCGCCACCAGAGCGCCACGGGAAGGTCCGGAACGAGGAGGGAAACGGCAGCACCGGCCACCGCCCGGCGCCCTTCCGCGCTGGCGGCCAGGAGGACCTGCTCCCCGCACACCAGCCCGCCGCCCGCGGCCGGGCGATGGCAGACGGCGGCGACCGTGGCCTGTGGCGCTGCGCCCCCGGCGGGGTCTTCCACGAGAAGAAGCACCCGGCACGGGTGCTCGGCCATGATCTCCGCGACCACAGAGGCGAGGTCTGCCGGCCCCTCTCCCCCGCGAGCACCGACCACGAGGTTCAGGGTGCACGCCCTGAGGGCCCCGGGGCCGGCAGACGCGTCCGGGGCCTGCGTGGCTTCCTCCCGGAGGCGGGCCAGCTCCCCCTCCACCGCCCGCACCGGGACGGGCGACGGCGCGCCGGGAACGAGCCGCGAGCCCGGGGCTGCTCCCGCCCCTCCCTTTAGAGGCGCCGCCACCGCCGTCCCTCCCGCGCCAGCATCTCCTCGGCCTCCTTCGGCCCCCAGGTGCCGGCCTCGTAGTTGGGGAAGTCGCGGGGGGGCTCCTCCCCCCAGGCCTCGAGCATGGGCGTGACGGCCGCCCACGCGGCTTCCACCTCATCCCCCCGGATGAAGAGCGTCGCCTCCCCCAGCATGCAGTCGAGGAGCAGCCGCTCGTAGGCGGTCGGGGCGGACCCGGCGAAGCTGCTCCCGTACCGGAAGTCCATGTGCACCGGCCGCACCGTGAGAGCCGGCCCCGGCACCTTGGCGCCGAAGGTGAGGGTGATCCCCTCGTCGGGCTGGATCCGGAGGGCCAGGAGGTTGGGCTCGAGCGCGGCCGCGGCGGCCCGCCCGAGGAGCGGGTGCGGGGCCCGGCGGAACTGGACGGCGATCTCCGTGGCCCGCTTGGGGAGCCGCTTGCCCGAGCGGAGGTAAAACGGCACGTCCGCCCACCGCCACGTGTCCAGGAAGAGCGTCACGGCGGCGAAGGTCTCCGTCGC
Protein-coding regions in this window:
- a CDS encoding beta-propeller fold lactonase family protein, with the protein product MNALPRSRRVRHPWVALWFLLPSALVAYPQPVPAELMITGNDEKVTFDDGGVLRFSAPGRDTISIVDISNRESPKIIASLPLMNSIFGPPSNLAITPDERLAIVANAMTWVQEGAAWKPVPDNKLYVIDLRASPPKHIGTVEVGKQPSGLAINARGDLALVANRGDNSISVVSIDGNEVKLVETVPTGEQVAAVVFTPDGKRAVAAKFPNHKVALLEIDGRKVTYTKYDMPVGLWPYNLDVTPNGKLALTADNGNGGRSDGHVDTVSVIDLEASPPRVIDRVVVGDAPEGFAISPTGEIAVAILLGGSDGPKNAPFYNRNGRVVVLKIDGKKVTKAGEVEVGGVPEGVVFSPDGKYLYIGNYTDRDVSILKVEGTKVTDTGKRLQLPGQPASMRGRAR
- a CDS encoding heavy-metal-associated domain-containing protein, whose protein sequence is MDRTYQVPAIRCDGCARTIREALGKVPGVEAIEVSVERKTVAVRYDPARVEETRIRGALTGAGFPAT
- the pgl gene encoding 6-phosphogluconolactonase — protein: MRRGGLRIFPDREALSREAARRFVAAAKKAVRARGRFTVAFSGGSTPADLYCLLATSSHREGLPWDRTHVFWGDERCVPPEDPASNYGAARALLLLHVPIPAANVHRMRGEEEPVRAALAYEAELRAVFGPPAGGVPRFDLLLLGLGEDGHTASLFPGSPVLRETERLVASPFVESLSASRLTLTLPVLNAAREILVLVAGGGKAAALREALEGDRDALPIQQVRPRAGVLTWLVDAAAAELLRPRGSPPSPA
- a CDS encoding glucose-6-phosphate dehydrogenase assembly protein OpcA — encoded protein: MAAPLKGGAGAAPGSRLVPGAPSPVPVRAVEGELARLREEATQAPDASAGPGALRACTLNLVVGARGGEGPADLASVVAEIMAEHPCRVLLLVEDPAGGAAPQATVAAVCHRPAAGGGLVCGEQVLLAASAEGRRAVAGAAVSLLVPDLPVALWWRAGSLEADERFARLAGLADRILLDSASLADGRPDFSAITGLVERYRDAALTDLQWGRLTPWRSLTAQFFDPPEMRPCLTRVAEVTVVFGPQPSGASQGLLYAGWLASRLGWQGAGAGRREADGEIRATLEREGGRVRLHLRPAAAGGTEGLVGVSLLAEGEPPARFRLDRAADGACVVSEVELGGRPPLSRTVCVEEPREGELIRQELRVTGRDRIFEEALRAAAALVPR